Proteins from a single region of Sulfitobacter guttiformis:
- a CDS encoding ABC transporter substrate-binding protein, giving the protein MRHLVFAAFMAVWGGAAFAQDVMRMAVTTSFQSSGLAEILLPAVADDLGIEVQLVVVGTGQALKLGEAGDVDAILVHSRSAEEAFVKAGYGPHRREIMYNDFVLIGPSEDPANLRGTQTAATALQSISDKQATFVSRGDDSGTHKTELDLWKSAALDPVDFGAWYKAVGAGMGAALNTAAGLDAYILSDRASWLNFGNKGTLELLFSGDPVLFNQYAYLPVSVERHPHVKGGLAEKLEGWLTSPRAAELINGYAINGETLFTFNATP; this is encoded by the coding sequence ATGAGACATCTGGTTTTTGCCGCGTTTATGGCGGTTTGGGGCGGCGCGGCGTTCGCCCAGGATGTGATGCGGATGGCGGTCACGACCTCGTTCCAAAGCTCCGGTTTGGCAGAGATATTGCTGCCGGCGGTTGCGGATGATCTGGGGATCGAAGTGCAGCTTGTCGTGGTCGGCACGGGTCAAGCACTCAAGCTGGGAGAGGCGGGAGACGTCGACGCTATTCTTGTCCACAGCCGCAGCGCAGAGGAGGCATTTGTGAAGGCCGGATACGGGCCGCACCGGCGCGAGATTATGTACAATGATTTCGTCCTCATTGGACCATCCGAGGATCCTGCAAATTTGCGCGGGACGCAGACGGCTGCCACTGCTTTGCAGTCCATCTCGGACAAGCAGGCCACGTTTGTGAGTCGTGGTGATGACAGCGGCACACATAAAACCGAGCTTGATTTATGGAAATCGGCGGCGCTGGATCCTGTTGATTTCGGGGCTTGGTACAAGGCGGTTGGTGCCGGCATGGGCGCGGCGCTTAATACGGCAGCAGGCCTCGACGCCTATATCTTGTCAGACCGCGCAAGCTGGCTCAACTTCGGAAACAAGGGAACGCTCGAGCTTTTATTTTCCGGTGACCCCGTGCTTTTCAACCAGTACGCCTATTTGCCGGTTAGTGTGGAACGTCATCCTCACGTAAAAGGCGGTCTGGCGGAAAAGCTGGAAGGGTGGCTGACCAGCCCGCGCGCTGCTGAGCTGATCAACGGTTATGCGATCAACGGCGAGACATTGTTTACCTTCAACGCCACGCCGTAA